Genomic window (Eubalaena glacialis isolate mEubGla1 chromosome 6, mEubGla1.1.hap2.+ XY, whole genome shotgun sequence):
AACTTGAAGTCGGTTAAGACGTGGAGACATACAGAGGAGGCCATTACCTTAAGactctttataaaagaaaatcagCCATTTCTTGGCACTGAGAGGAAAATGTGATGCTGCCCAGGTGTCACTAACTGTCCATAGGTGATGCAGCAAAAAGAGataagaaacatgaaaaactGTATGGTTCCAACTCCGGAATGCTTGTAGTTTGTATAAGCTAGCagtttttatggaaaaatattgtttctttggGGTCGCTCAAGTTGAAGTTTTAGCATTAGATGGCAGTGTAGGCAGGTAGCTAGGATCAGAGACAGAAATTGTCCAGGAGCCCAGGAGAGGGTGCTGACAGAGGGGTTGAGGGGCTAATAGAGGTGCATGACTGAAAGATGCCCAAGTGGAAAGAGCCGTTGGTTTGCTGGACCTCTGGCCTGACACTCAGGGGAGCAGAGTGCTGGAAGCTGCACGTGATCACTGACCAGACACTGGTGACATAACACAACGGAGACAAAGCTGTGTCTCTCATGGCAGTTGCACTCCCGTCTTTTGGCCGTTTTTCCTCCCAGACTGACTGAGGCTGCTCTGGAAGCCCCAGAGCTCCCGCACAGCGCAGGGTTGGTTCTCCTGAGCTCTCTGAGAGGCAGGACAGAATCCGGGTCAGCCTGAGAGGGAGAGACCCCTCCGAGGGCAAGGCCAGGAGGCCGCCCGCAGTCAGCGCATCTTGTTAGGTCTGCACCTGAGTGTGGGCATCACTAGCatcctcttagcatgggaaggaCTAGAGTATTACCCGTAGTAGATGCATTAGAATAGGTGGTGAATTGAATCTTTTGGCTGCTTAGTTTTTCTATAATCTCTCttgaaaggcaaaaataaatttaagaaacttcatTAAAGTGGTTTTAAGTATTTTCAAGAAATACTGTATCCTGTGTAAAATCatcttaaaagcaaagaaaattttgTGATTGTAAACTTCTCTTCATGTGCTTTGCGAGTGCTGATTTTATTCATGAAATATATGATTCATCAGAACGTATGTGTATGGCAGCTAGGATCATTTATGCTCTAAAAagcttaagaaattattttttggtACTTTTAGCAAATCGTGAAGGAACCCAAAATGGCTGCTTCTATTATGAATCCCTATGTAAAGCGttccattaaaatgaaaagcCTAAATGACATTACAGCAAAAGAGAAGTTCTCTCCCCTCACATCCAACCTGATCAGTAAGTATTAGATCTTTTTATTGAAGTCTCTGAAAATTCTGCTACTGAAACTGTGATCCATGGGCCAGGAACACCAGCATCACCTGCCTTTCGGCAGTGAAGAATCTTGGTCTTACCCCAGCCTGCTAAATCAGAATCTACATCTTAATTGGCTCCCCAAGTGAATTGCTTGGGCATTAAAGTTTGAGGAGCACTGTCTAAAGGATATTAAGATGCAAGAATGTCTGATTGCATAGTTTCAACCCATGGACGAGACCAGTGGAACTCATACCAAGAAAATGGTTTGTAACCAGTGGCTGTGCCCCTGTCCTTGAAGACATCTGCATTCTTTGGTACATTTGAGTTGCTTTTCAAATCCCATGATCACTCAGAATTCAAAGAAAGCGTGTAGTGAATATAGACAGTGTGTTAATTTCGGGATTTGTGGCCAACACTGGTATCTGTGGCATAAACCTGAAAATCAGATTGCAGGCTGTATCAAGAAATCTATTGCAAATCCACGTAAGACACACACACCCTTACAAATTTAAATCCTTGTttgttcagtcttttttttttgaacattgaatattctttttaaataacaagTTGCATCTTCTCCATTCACATTCTTAAATGACATTGAATTTTAAGGCCACAAATCTAAGTTTGCATTCGAGGTGAATATAATGCTTCATGAATGACCTGATTTAAGTGAAATACCTTTACTTTCCCAGATTTGCTTGCTGAAAATGGTCGCTTGAACAATACCGCTGGGGTCATTTCTGCCTTTTCCACCATGATGAGTGTCCACCGGGGAGAAGTGCCTTGCACAGTTGCCACCGCGTCTGTAGGTGACGGGCTGTTGCTGCTGCATTTGCCTTGACGTCCCCTGTGTCACATTTtgcagaacaaaaagaaaaaggctaaAATCAGGAAATCGGGACAGGCGACTTGGCACTTGGGCGGTTTGCTTCATTTATACAGCTTCTGTGAACCGCTGCTTTGCAAGGGCCAGCGTGTCTTCTTGGTGCTTCCCTAACCAGTGATTCTTCATAAAGAGTGTAGATTGGGTTAAAAATGTGTCAGGAAATATTGGTTTGTGTTCCATTACAGGTTTAAGTTATTTTGTAAATATCACACTAAGTAGTTTACTGAAATGAGTGTCTAATCTTTGGCGGTGGTGAGTGGGAAGGGGTAAGGCGGAAGGGCCCTTTGATCTTACTGACTCGCTGAAGTGGACTGAATTTTGAAACCTACACTATTCTGGGCGCTTTATTTTAATATCAAAGGTCTGTGTGAAGCAGAAgtgttattatctttattttaccgatgaggaaactgaagcccaggggaGTAAGTTGCTTGCTCGAGGTCACAGAATGTGGGctaggatttgaacacaggcctCTCTCTCAGAAGCCCGTGTTCCTTAACCTGCACCACCTCCCCAgaattaattttgttgttgttgtcttaaGTACATATTCTCTTCCCACTGTAGTTCAGTCAAGGTAGGGAAACAGTCTGTGGGGCTTAATTATCAATAGAGCATGGTAGATTTACTTGGGGTACGCAGCACCTGACCTCACCTAGATTAATATTTCTAGTGTTTAAAAGATATTCCAACTCTCCAGAAGAGCATAATATCAAGGAGACGTTTTAGCACATAGTACCTATTCGTACATTTGTAGTTCAGTAGTTGGTGTCCCCAAAGCACATACCTGGCTGAGAATCAACACAGCTCATATGTTCTCTGGAACCCACCGTGACTGCACTGGTTCTCCTTGACCATAGAGCTCAGACCAGGCTTCCCTGGCCAGATGGTCACGCCATCACCATGGCCAAGCACTGGTGCAGGTCATTCTTCAGTGATTCCAAGGACATGATTTTGTAAGTTTCTTAGAACCAACTGATGCTaatgtttttgatgttgagtctCCCAGGTAAATAATTTCCacccttaaaaaatatatatatacaccttgaTTAATGACTAGGGGCACAGACTTTAGAAATAGACTGATTTCAAATATTGGCACTAGTCCTCACTTGCTGGTGGGATCTTaggtgagttcttttttttttttaattaatttttattggagtatagttgatttacaatgttgtgttagtttcaggtatacagcaaagtgaatcagttatacatatatccactcttttttagattctattcccatatagggcatgacagagtattgagtagagttccctgtgttatacactagtttcttattagttatctattttttatacgtgtatatatgtgtatatgtttatcccagtctcccaatttatccctcctgcccAGGTGAGttcttcttaaccactgtgagcCTCAGTTCTCCCACacgtaaaatgggaacaataactCCTGACCTCCCGGAGTTGTCCAGGTTAAAGGAGGTGGTGGTataaaatgcctggcacacacgGGTGCTTAGCACGCAGCATGTGTCTGAATGGAAGGTGGGCGTATACTTCTTTCTCTAACCTCAGAGCCTCAGCGAATGATTGATGGAGCACTGATAgacttccccaccaccaccccccgaaAGATACTGTTGGATCTTTGCAGAGCTTAAAGGCTTCTTTGCTAGCTTTTGGACTCTTGGGTGTGTGGGTTGGGAGGTAGGATTTGTGACAGGTGAAACGCCGCTCCTTCAGCAACATTTGCCGTTCTCACCCAATCGGGGGTAAAATTTGGGGCAAAAAGGAGAGGACACAGTCTGGATGGTCAGGGCACTTGCTCTGTAGGAACAGGATTACAGAGCTGTACTGACTTCAGGAGCCAGCCGCCTGCCTGGGCGCTCTCTGAGCTGCACAGAGTGGAGTGGCATGCCAAGCCCCTGGTACCCGCAGATCCCAGGTCAAACTGCAGCTTGTCATCCAAGGGAATAACAGACTCAGGCTGCACCCGGGGGAGCTGCGCGGAGGAGAGACCTGCATCCTCAGGCGTTATAAACTTCAGGTTTTTCCCCTAATCGTTACTTCTAAGTTGTACTGCTAGTACCATGAAGCAGAGATGGGCAGTAAGTGAACCTAACCTCCCAGTGTGAGCTGCCCAGGTGTTCTTGTGaggcagggcctttgcacacccCGACACCGGCATTGATGAGTGACCATTGCGGCACAACTCCAGGATGGGTCCTCAGATATTTAACAGAGGAATTCACAAGGCCTGTCTTGGTGATATGTTGCCAGAGGGatgttttttctctccttcaactATAGTAactttctgttttgctttatcTAAATTTAAAGGATGGTTTTGTCCTTTTTTAGCCTTTAGATGAAGCCACTCTTACCGAATTAAAAACAGTCCTGAAGAGTTTCCTAAGTAAAGGCCAAGTATTGAAATTGGAAGTTAAGGTAGGTTTTTAATTACGTACGGTACGTTTCCTCAGGTTGTTTGACACCTAAAATGGCTATAGAAAGTGGAAAATTAGATTTGATTGTGTAAAAACTTGCCTATAGTAGAaccttcatatttattttcaatataaatGATTATTGAGTCCATTCACAATTTGACTTCTGTCATTTTCTAGATACAGTTGTTACCGCTTACAGTTATGTAGCGTGTAGACTTTTCAGAGcactttttcatctttctttttgattAATGAAATGTCAATGTGTTTTCACATTTCCAACCTATTTTCTTTCCTAGATTGATCCATCAATCATGGGTGGAATGATTGTCCGTATTGGAGAGAAATATGTTGATATGTCTGCAAAAACCAAGATTCAGAAGCTGAGCAAAGCGATGCGGGCGATTTCCTAAAAGTGTTGATTTCCTAAAAGTGAAAGTTCTTAAACTTGGAGCAACAATAAAATGCTTCCTGAACAGAATATACTATGTTTACTGTCTTTTAAAGTGGAAATATAGGGAgccttatttttatatctttcaggATCCTCTTAGTTTAAAGGTTAAAAGGCCCTTTGGAATTTAGTTTGTGTCGATTATTCTTAGGAATTTATGGATGCTTGTATCCCTTAGGAAAAAGTTAACCTTTATACCAGGGACTGTTAAGTACTTCATGTATCTTACCTCATTTCCTTTGTCTCCGAGCCCTGAGCCTGCACGTGGAGTTGAGGTAAAGCAAACCGGTTGTCATCTCCAAGTTTCACGTGCTGGGGCCCATCTCTAGCCAGACGCTGAAAGTGGTCCCTGAGCCCACGCTGGCCAGACACCGGCAGCTGCTCCTGCCGCGCTGCTGCACGCTTCTTACAGCTTCTGCAGCGCGTGGGCCAGCGCCTGCTGCTGTGCCCCCGGGTCCCGTGTCAGCCGGGTGACCGGGCTGCTCAGAGTCCTTGAAAGAGGGCGGGGTTGCGCTCACCTGCTTAACTCGAGTACTTCGAGCGTGTGCATTCCGACTTGTCTCTTGAGCCCAAGGTGATCGGTCCTACAGTCCCACCCTCCACATTATCCTACTTTTAAAGGCAGTAGTGTTTTCTGTAAAAGCTTTCCGAGAGATTCTGGCCAAAAAGATGCCTCTAGTCTAGAATCTAGACAATCTAAAAGGGGTTACTCTGCTAACAAGCATTCATTCCCTCAGCCCCACTGAGCACAGAGGTCCCCATCGGAGCTGTGCACTTAGCAAGAGAAGGCAGCAGAATGGCAGCTTTCTCAGCCAGCTGGCTGTCAGAGCCGCCGAGAATGTCCCCTGAACCAAGGAATGGCCAGGAGTGTCTGCACAGAATAGAATCATAGGATTTTCTCCCCTCTTGGGAGCAGGTATTCCAGTGGAAGGTACACTGATTGTTAGAAGTCACTgctctttggggcttccctggtggcacagtggttaaggatccacc
Coding sequences:
- the ATP5PO gene encoding ATP synthase subunit O, mitochondrial — its product is MAAPAVSRLSLQARCFSTSVVRPFAKLVRPPVQVYGIEGRYATALYSAASKQNKLEQVEKELLRVAQIVKEPKMAASIMNPYVKRSIKMKSLNDITAKEKFSPLTSNLINLLAENGRLNNTAGVISAFSTMMSVHRGEVPCTVATASPLDEATLTELKTVLKSFLSKGQVLKLEVKIDPSIMGGMIVRIGEKYVDMSAKTKIQKLSKAMRAIS